The Legionella cincinnatiensis genome includes a region encoding these proteins:
- the pyrF gene encoding orotidine-5'-phosphate decarboxylase encodes MSSKLIVALDFNTEKDALNLIEKLDPHHCALKVGSELFTLFGTQFVKRLIQRQFKVFLDLKFHDIPNTVSKACKAGADLGVWMMNVHAAGGTNMMHAARDVLESYGVDRPLLIAVTVLTSFNQNELSTIGINIPIIEQVKKLAVLAKESGLDGVVCSAQEVKVIKNICDVPFITVTPGIRLETSPKDDQSRVMTPKQAMEVGSDYLVVGRPITQATDPQKVISEILKDIA; translated from the coding sequence ATGTCATCTAAATTAATTGTTGCTTTAGATTTTAATACAGAGAAAGATGCTCTAAATTTAATAGAAAAACTAGATCCTCATCATTGTGCCCTGAAAGTGGGAAGTGAGCTTTTTACTTTATTTGGAACTCAATTTGTAAAACGATTGATTCAAAGACAATTTAAAGTTTTTTTGGATTTAAAATTTCATGATATTCCTAACACCGTTTCAAAAGCATGCAAAGCTGGTGCTGATTTAGGCGTTTGGATGATGAATGTACATGCAGCAGGTGGTACAAACATGATGCACGCCGCAAGGGATGTGCTTGAGTCTTATGGTGTCGATAGACCTCTATTAATTGCAGTAACGGTCCTTACTAGTTTTAATCAGAATGAATTGAGTACTATAGGTATTAATATACCCATAATAGAACAAGTAAAAAAATTAGCGGTTCTGGCAAAAGAATCAGGTTTAGATGGGGTTGTTTGTTCTGCTCAGGAAGTAAAAGTCATCAAAAACATCTGTGATGTTCCATTTATAACGGTTACACCAGGCATACGATTGGAAACAAGCCCAAAAGATGATCAATCAAGAGTAATGACACCAAAACAAGCCATGGAAGTAGGTAGTGATTATTTAGTAGTGGGTCGTCCAATAACACAAGCAACAGATCCTCAAAAAGTTATCTCTGAAATTTTAAAGGATATCGCTTAA
- a CDS encoding DegT/DnrJ/EryC1/StrS family aminotransferase: MQFIDLKKQYSIIEHDILNSIKNVLNHGQYIMGPEIAQLEKQLAEFVGVKHVIANSSGTDALLMALMALEIQPGDEVITTPFSFFATSEVISLCQAKPVFVDIDPLTYNMEPNQLENAITNKTKAIMPVGLYGQCADHDKINAIAEKYGIPVIEDAAQSFGATYKGRNSCALSTIGCTSFFPSKPLGGYGDSGACFTNDDALAQKLIEIRIHGQNARYCHNRIGINGRMDTIQAAVLIEKMKLFPDEIIMRQRVAKAYDQMLSPLVKIPFIHSDNTSVYAQYTIEVSNRDVFQKAMQELEIPTAVHYPVPLHQQAAMTYLGYKIGDFPHAEQASRRVISLPMHPYLQEAEQNRVVAAVKKALMLHEEEVMA; encoded by the coding sequence ATGCAATTTATCGATTTAAAAAAACAATATTCAATAATTGAACACGATATTTTAAACAGCATAAAAAATGTTTTGAACCATGGCCAATATATCATGGGACCAGAAATAGCTCAGCTTGAAAAGCAATTGGCTGAATTTGTCGGAGTGAAACATGTTATTGCCAATTCAAGTGGGACTGATGCTCTGTTAATGGCGCTCATGGCTTTGGAAATTCAGCCTGGAGATGAGGTCATTACTACACCCTTCAGCTTTTTTGCTACCTCTGAGGTGATCAGTTTATGCCAGGCTAAACCAGTTTTCGTGGATATTGACCCACTTACCTATAATATGGAGCCCAATCAATTAGAAAATGCTATCACCAATAAAACTAAGGCAATAATGCCTGTTGGGTTATATGGTCAATGTGCTGATCATGATAAAATTAATGCTATTGCTGAAAAATATGGCATTCCAGTGATTGAAGACGCGGCTCAAAGTTTTGGAGCAACCTATAAAGGACGAAACTCTTGTGCTTTATCCACAATTGGATGTACAAGCTTTTTCCCATCTAAACCTTTGGGCGGCTATGGCGATTCAGGAGCATGTTTTACTAATGATGATGCATTAGCGCAAAAACTTATTGAAATAAGAATTCACGGCCAAAATGCACGTTATTGTCATAATCGTATTGGCATTAATGGGCGAATGGATACGATTCAAGCTGCTGTTCTAATTGAAAAAATGAAACTTTTCCCTGACGAAATCATTATGCGCCAAAGGGTTGCTAAAGCCTATGATCAAATGCTATCACCTTTAGTAAAAATACCATTTATTCATAGTGATAATACTAGTGTATATGCACAATATACCATTGAAGTAAGTAATCGAGATGTTTTTCAAAAAGCAATGCAAGAATTAGAAATTCCTACGGCAGTACATTATCCTGTACCCCTGCATCAGCAAGCTGCCATGACTTATTTAGGTTATAAAATAGGTGATTTTCCTCATGCAGAGCAAGCAAGTCGTCGTGTTATTAGCTTACCTATGCATCCTTATTTACAAGAAGCAGAGCAAAACAGAGTCGTTGCAGCAGTTAAAAAAGCGTTAATGCTACACGAAGAAGAGGTAATGGCATAA